Part of the bacterium genome is shown below.
TAAACAAAAGATCGAGGAGTTTGACAAGTTCCGTATCGAGCACATTCCGCGGGACAGAAACAAAGAGGCTGACAAGATGGTGCAAGGCGTCATCAAGGCTCGACTAAAGAAGGTTTCGGCCGCCCCCAAGAGTGGCTTCAAGCCGGATGGAATCATCTACGTGGCGGGTGGCTCCAAGGGAGTTTTCGGGCACGCTGCTGCCGCCTTTGTCATAGTAACTCCCGACAACAAGGTCCTTGCGATAAGCTCAAGATACGTCGGTGCAAGATCGCCCAATATCGCCGAGTATGCGGCCATTTACCTCGCGGCCAAGAAGGCTCGGTCGCTCGGACTTGCGAAGCTGCTCATCCGGTCGAACAACGACCTCGTCGTCAAGCAGCTGGCTGGCCAGTTCGCTGTGAAGAGCGAGAGCCTCAAGAAACCGTACTCGGAGTGCATCAAAGCTCTTGAGAGTTTTGGGAAGTTTGCGATGCAGACCATCTCGCGCGACTCAAACAAGGTGGCTCGCAGGATGGTGTCAGAGACGATAAAGGATTATATGAGAGAGGAGAAAGAGAGGAAAGA
Proteins encoded:
- a CDS encoding ribonuclease HI family protein codes for the protein MTLAESPPGHGPAHIYVDGGSHDNPGPSAIAFLIKSSDEKTTIAKKAKYIGRATNNIAEYTAVLEALSRAHELGIRTILVRSDSDLVVKQLSGRYRVKNPKLRDLYLTCKQKIEEFDKFRIEHIPRDRNKEADKMVQGVIKARLKKVSAAPKSGFKPDGIIYVAGGSKGVFGHAAAAFVIVTPDNKVLAISSRYVGARSPNIAEYAAIYLAAKKARSLGLAKLLIRSNNDLVVKQLAGQFAVKSESLKKPYSECIKALESFGKFAMQTISRDSNKVARRMVSETIKDYMREEKERKEPAKSEGNDQPEARDQ